The Sesamum indicum cultivar Zhongzhi No. 13 linkage group LG6, S_indicum_v1.0, whole genome shotgun sequence genome has a segment encoding these proteins:
- the LOC105165109 gene encoding GDSL esterase/lipase 7, whose translation MDSFFAIRTLLLLIPILFLDPIIALDYPQEIINNLYPDLVSNGNGTIAIPPAEPAAPPPRNSSSLRRALFVVGDSSVDCGTNNFLGTFARADRLPYGRDFDTHQPTGRFCNGRIPVDYLALRLGLPFVPSYLGQTGSVEDMIRGVNYASAGAGIIFSSGSELGQHISLTQQIQQVMDTFQMFILSLGENAAFDLISNSIFYISIGSNDYIHYYLRNVSSVQSLYLPWSFNQFIAQTMKQEIQNLYNANVRNIVVMGLAPIGCAPYYLWLYDSPNGQCVEMINNMIMEFNFDMRFMVEELNHKLPGANIVFCDAFEGSMDIIKNHDHYGFNVTTDACCGLGKYRGWIMCISSDMACGNASNHIWWDQFHPTDAVNEILADNVWSSLHSSMCYPMNLQEMISQKTK comes from the exons ATGGATTCCTTCTTTGCAATCAGAACCTTGTTACTTCTCATCCCAATCTTGTTTCTTGACCCAATTATAGCCCTAGATTACCCTCAAGAAATCATTAATAATCTCTATCCTGATCTCGTGAGTAATGGGAATGGCACAATAGCAATCCCACCAGCAGAACCGGCAGCTCCTCCACCACGCAATTCTTCTTCTCTGCGTCGTGCACTGTTTGTAGTCGGTGATTCGTCTGTCGACTGCGgcacaaataattttctcgGGACTTTTGCCCGGGCTGATAGGCTTCCCTACGGTAGAGATTTCGATACGCATCAGCCCACTGGCCGCTTTTGCAATGGAAGAATCCCTGTTGATTATCTTg CATTGCGACTTGGGTTGCCATTTGTGCCGAGTTATCTGGGGCAGACAGGTTCTGTTGAAGATATGATCCGAGGAGTGAATTATGCTTCTGCTGGTGCTGGGATCATCTTTTCCAGTGGCTCTGAATTG GGGCAACACATCTCCCTCACTCAGCAAATTCAGCAGGTTATGGACACATTTCAGATGTTCATCCTCAGCCTGGGTGAAAATGCAGCCTTTGATCTTATTTCAAACTCCATATTCTACATTTCAATAGGGAGCAACGACTACATACACTACTATCTCCGAAACGTATCCAGTGTGCAATCTCTGTATCTGCCGTGGAGTTTCAACCAATTCATAGCACAGACAATGAAGCAGGAGATTCAG AACCTGTACAATGCAAATGTGAGAAACATAGTTGTGATGGGACTGGCCCCTATAGGATGTGCCCCTTATTACTTGTGGTTGTATGATAGCCCCAACGGGCAGTGTGTGGAGATGATCAATAACATGATAATGGAGTTCAATTTTGATATGAGATTCATGGTCGAGGAACTCAACCACAAGCTCCCTGGAGCCAACATAGTTTTTTGCGATGCATTTGAAGGGTCTATGGACATAATAAAGAATCATGATCATTATG GGTTCAACGTCACGACTGATGCATGCTGTGGCTTAGGCAAGTATAGGGGTTGGATAATGTGCATTTCTTCTGATATGGCTTGTGGAAATGCTTCGAATCATATATGGTGGGATCAATTTCATCCGACGGATGCCGTCAATGAAATTCTTGCAGACAATGTCTGGTCTAGCCTGCATTCAAGTATGTGCTACCCCATGAATTTGCAGGAAATGATATCTCAGAAAACGAAATAG
- the LOC105165108 gene encoding calcineurin B-like protein 7 isoform X2, translating to MGCLCTKERRIFEDPSMLSTQTIFTVKEVKTLNELYRKLGSTLVDDGFLNREEFKLGLFRNSKEKSLFADRMFDMFDSKHDGVIDFGEFVRSMSIFHPDTPQEEKAIFAFRLYDIWQTGFIEKEEEMIVEFLNESNLILSDDIIEDIIDKTFEEADSDKDGMIDIEEWKDLAVRRPTLLRNMTIPYLKDMTTFPSFTMRTEREDEINI from the exons ATGGGGTGTCTTTGCACGAAGGAAAGACGTATATTTGAAGATCCATCGATGCTTTCCACTCAAACAATAT TTACAGTGAAAGAGGTCAAAACATTGAACGAGCTATATAGGAAACTGGGCAGCACTTTAGTCGATGATGGTTTCCTCAACAGA GAGGAGTTTAAGCTTGGATTGTTTAGGAATAGCAAGGAGAAGTCTCTTTTTGCCGATAGG ATGTTCGATATGTTCGATTCCAAACATGATGGAGTGATCGATTTCGGGGAGTTCGTCAGATCAATGAGTATATTCCACCCCGACACACCTCAAGAGGAGAAAGCCATTT TTGCATTTAGATTATATGACATATGGCAGACTGGATTCATTGAGAAAGAAGAG GAGATGATTGTAGAGTTTCTTAATGAGTCAAACCTAATCCTTTCTGATGACATTATTGAAGATATAATAGATAAG ACTTTCGAGGAAGCTGATTCAGACAAAGACGGGATGATAGACATAGAAGAATGGAAAGACTTAGCAGTGCGGAGACCAACGCTGTTAAGGAACATGACAATTCCTTATTTGAA GGACATGACAACATTTCCGAGTTTTACAATGAGAACAGAGAGAGAAGATGAGATCAATATTTAG
- the LOC105165110 gene encoding calcineurin B-like protein 7, which translates to MRSIANCFCLSKAKNPPGFEEHTILASETTFNVNEVEALYILFEQLSSSIVDDGRIHKEEFLLALFNCSSKKNILAERLFELFDLKRNGVIEFGEFVRSLSIFHPDAPEADKIAFAFRLYDLRQTGYIEREELKEMVLATLSESDLSLSDDDVEAIVDKTLQEADLNGDGKIDLEEWKKMVAKYPSLIKNMTLPYLREITLAFPSFVMETEVPDSELVC; encoded by the exons ATGCGCTCGATAGCCAACTGCTTTTGCTTGTCAAAAGCCAAAAACCCGCCCGGGTTTGAGGAGCACACAATTCTTGCTTCTGAGACAACAT TTAATGTAAATGAAGTAGAGGCGCTGTATATCCTGTTCGAACAGCTAAGCAGTTCCATAGTTGATGATGGCCGAATCCACAAA GAAGAATTCTTGCTTGCACTTTTCAATTGCAGCAGCAAGAAGAATATTCTTGCAGAAAGG TTGTTTGAGCTGTTTGATCTTAAACGTAATGGGGTAATTGAATTTGGAGAATTTGTTCGTTCATTGAGTATCTTCCATCCTGATGCTCCAGAAGCAGATAAAATAGCAT TTGCATTCAGATTGTATGACCTCAGGCAAACTGGCTATATAGAACGAGAAGAG TTGAAAGAAATGGTACTGGCTACTCTGAGTGAATCAGACTTGTCCCTTTCAGATGATGATGTTGAAGCAATAGTTGACAAG ACACTCCAGGAGGCAGACTTAAATGGAGATGGAAAAATTGATTTAGAAGAGTGGAAGAAAATGGTGGCAAAGTATCCTTCTCTTATAAAGAACATGACTCTTCCGTATCTAAG GGAGATTACTCTGGCTTTTCCAAGCTTTGTTATGGAGACCGAAGTCCCAGACTCAGAACTAGTCTGCTGA
- the LOC105165108 gene encoding calcineurin B-like protein 7 isoform X3, with product MGCLCTKERRIFEDPSMLSTQTIFTVKEVKTLNELYRKLGSTLVDDGFLNREEFKLGLFRNSKEKSLFADRMFDMFDSKHDGVIDFGEFVRSMSIFHPDTPQEEKAIFAFRLYDIWQTGFIEKEETFEEADSDKDGMIDIEEWKDLAVRRPTLLRNMTIPYLKDMTTFPSFTMRTEREDEINI from the exons ATGGGGTGTCTTTGCACGAAGGAAAGACGTATATTTGAAGATCCATCGATGCTTTCCACTCAAACAATAT TTACAGTGAAAGAGGTCAAAACATTGAACGAGCTATATAGGAAACTGGGCAGCACTTTAGTCGATGATGGTTTCCTCAACAGA GAGGAGTTTAAGCTTGGATTGTTTAGGAATAGCAAGGAGAAGTCTCTTTTTGCCGATAGG ATGTTCGATATGTTCGATTCCAAACATGATGGAGTGATCGATTTCGGGGAGTTCGTCAGATCAATGAGTATATTCCACCCCGACACACCTCAAGAGGAGAAAGCCATTT TTGCATTTAGATTATATGACATATGGCAGACTGGATTCATTGAGAAAGAAGAG ACTTTCGAGGAAGCTGATTCAGACAAAGACGGGATGATAGACATAGAAGAATGGAAAGACTTAGCAGTGCGGAGACCAACGCTGTTAAGGAACATGACAATTCCTTATTTGAA GGACATGACAACATTTCCGAGTTTTACAATGAGAACAGAGAGAGAAGATGAGATCAATATTTAG
- the LOC105165108 gene encoding calcineurin B-like protein 7 isoform X1, translating into MGCLCTKERRIFEDPSMLSTQTIFTVKEVKTLNELYRKLGSTLVDDGFLNREEFKLGLFRNSKEKSLFADRMFDMFDSKHDGVIDFGEFVRSMSIFHPDTPQEEKAIFAFRLYDIWQTGFIEKEEVKEMIVEFLNESNLILSDDIIEDIIDKTFEEADSDKDGMIDIEEWKDLAVRRPTLLRNMTIPYLKDMTTFPSFTMRTEREDEINI; encoded by the exons ATGGGGTGTCTTTGCACGAAGGAAAGACGTATATTTGAAGATCCATCGATGCTTTCCACTCAAACAATAT TTACAGTGAAAGAGGTCAAAACATTGAACGAGCTATATAGGAAACTGGGCAGCACTTTAGTCGATGATGGTTTCCTCAACAGA GAGGAGTTTAAGCTTGGATTGTTTAGGAATAGCAAGGAGAAGTCTCTTTTTGCCGATAGG ATGTTCGATATGTTCGATTCCAAACATGATGGAGTGATCGATTTCGGGGAGTTCGTCAGATCAATGAGTATATTCCACCCCGACACACCTCAAGAGGAGAAAGCCATTT TTGCATTTAGATTATATGACATATGGCAGACTGGATTCATTGAGAAAGAAGAG GTAAAGGAGATGATTGTAGAGTTTCTTAATGAGTCAAACCTAATCCTTTCTGATGACATTATTGAAGATATAATAGATAAG ACTTTCGAGGAAGCTGATTCAGACAAAGACGGGATGATAGACATAGAAGAATGGAAAGACTTAGCAGTGCGGAGACCAACGCTGTTAAGGAACATGACAATTCCTTATTTGAA GGACATGACAACATTTCCGAGTTTTACAATGAGAACAGAGAGAGAAGATGAGATCAATATTTAG
- the LOC105165107 gene encoding uncharacterized protein LOC105165107 isoform X1, producing MKGLWSQQFPPTDSPPPATPLTRYERCLICPSCNTSTCRLLTSSTTGNPGRQFYTCPAGDHKFFKWADEVKPDELINVPYCGGCMAGVCRVRREIRGPNAGRILFMCRVKEGEGSCGYRVWQDELETSANAQADERRTSCQSTLTNCDDTLPVNDDLAEGSRENDLESTVILSQTGPTSMTNCNNNGPATMTDYNDSGPAGNSNYTSLADDESPVIHNLRDLECVGVTSETTNESSRKPPKRSRYGDLKARGSSISAHPLMLSLGVNSESIKPCWMAAAIRKNLSAQLKGWWGRLVFHPRPCLMTHSPRPFTCCITSPLDSTFVVQDKIPVNSGASTIPTMNLPRIASCSKSLFTSCHNAQLSGIKPFCVSVNSPSCSEPLCDIRFQNVMSKSISEAFGQAAEHLQNELLTHLETMDVKDHEAMRQAAEATFAALDRLLFDHQDFKARANELIHCATLLANIEESMPRNNSYQKLVDQCSSERMRLDEINSFHAKAVDTMTDNKKRLKVLQEEISSTMDWIFQIEAELSSCEIEMLKMEHELDEISKNKEVLEGKFLIASKALEESQKLRQLKEAEWNAAKATYDRARMLLRG from the exons ATGAAAGGCCTTTGGTCACAACAGTTCCCCCCTACTGACAGTCCGCCGCCGGCGACGCCTCTTACTCGCTACGAACGGTGCCTCATCTGCCCGTCATGTAACACATCGACTTGCCGCCTCTTGACCTCCTCCACTACAGGAAACCCCGGACGCCAGTTCTACACATGCCCCGCGGGGGAT CACAAATTCTTCAAGTGGGCGGACGAGGTGAAACCCGACGAGCTCATTAACGTGCCGTATTGTGGGGGTTGTATGGCGGGTGTTTGCCGGGTTCGCAGGGAGATCAGGGGACCCAATGCGGGTAGGATCTTGTTCATGTGCAGAGTAAAGGAG GGAGAAGGATCTTGTGGCTATAGAGTTTGGCAAGACGAGCTAGAAACGTCAGCAAACGCCCAAGCAGACGAAAGGAGAACTTCATGTCAATCAACTTTGACAAACTGCGATGATACGCTCCCCGTGAATGATGATTTGGCGGAGGGAAGCAGGGAAAACGATCTCGAGTCCACTGTAATCTTGAGTCAAACTGGCCCCACATCTATGACAAACTGTAATAATAATGGCCCTGCAACTATGACCGACTACAATGACTCTGGCCCTGCGGGAAACAGCAATTACACTAGCCTTGCGGATGACGAGTCTCCTGTGATTCACAATTTACGGGATCTCGAGTGTGTTGGAGTAACATCCGAGACAACTAATGAATCTTCAAGAAAGCCTCCCAAAAGATCCCGATATGGAGATTTAAAAG CTCGGGGTTCGTCAATTTCTGCTCACCCTCTCATGTTGAGCCTGGGAGTGAACTCTGAATCAATTAAACCTTGTTGGATGGCAGCTGCAATCCGTAAAAATTTGAGTGCTCAACTAAAGGGTTGGTGGGGAAGGCTTGTTTTCCATCCAAGGCCCTGCTTGATGACACATTCACCGAGACCATTCACCTGCT GCATTACCTCCCCATTGGACTCCACTTTTGTGGTGCAAGACAAAATTCCAGTAAATTCTGGTGCTTCAACCATCCCAACGATGAATCTTCCAAGAATTGCAAGCTGCAGCAAGAGTCTCTTTACTTCATGCCATAATGCTCAACTCTCCGGCATAAAACCTTTTTGTGTTAGTGTTAATTCACCATCATGCAGTGAGCCTTTATGTGACATCAGATTTCAAAATGTTATGTCAAAATCAATCTCAGAGGCTTTTGGTCAGGCTGCTGAGCACCTTCAAAATGAACTCCTTACCCATCTGGAGACTATGGACGTCAAAGACCACGAAGCCATGCGTCAGGCAGCAGAAGCTACATTTGCTGCTCTAGATCGTTTGCTCTTCGACCATCAAGATTTCAAGGCCCGTGCCAATGAGCTCATTCATTGTGCAACATTATTGGCTAACATCGAAGAATCTATGCCCAGAAACAATTCTTATCAGAAGTTAGTTGATCAGTGTTCTAGCGAGAGAATGAGACTGGACGAGATAAACTCTTTTCATGCTAAAGCAGTCGATACCATGACCGACAACAAGAAGCGCCTAAAAGTTCTGCAAGAAGAAATTTCATCTACCATGGATTGGATTTTCCAGATTGAGGCCGAACTGTCAAGTTGTGAGATCGAGATGCTAAAAATGGAGCACGAACTGGATGAAATATCCAAAAACAAGGAGGTTTTGGAGGGGAAATTTCTGATTGCATCTAAGGCGTTGGAGGAGTCCCAAAAGCTCCGTCAACTAAAAGAAGCTGAGTGGAATGCTGCTAAGGCCACGTATGACAGGGCAAGAATGTTGCTCCGAGGATAA
- the LOC105165107 gene encoding uncharacterized protein LOC105165107 isoform X2, producing MKGLWSQQFPPTDSPPPATPLTRYERCLICPSCNTSTCRLLTSSTTGNPGRQFYTCPAGDHKFFKWADEVKPDELINVPYCGGCMAGVCRVRREIRGPNAGRILFMCRVKEGEGSCGYRVWQDELETSANAQADERRTSCQSTLTNCDDTLPVNDDLAEGSRENDLESTVILSQTGPTSMTNCNNNGPATMTDYNDSGPAGNSNYTSLADDESPVIHNLRDLECVGVTSETTNESSRKPPKRSRYGDLKGITSPLDSTFVVQDKIPVNSGASTIPTMNLPRIASCSKSLFTSCHNAQLSGIKPFCVSVNSPSCSEPLCDIRFQNVMSKSISEAFGQAAEHLQNELLTHLETMDVKDHEAMRQAAEATFAALDRLLFDHQDFKARANELIHCATLLANIEESMPRNNSYQKLVDQCSSERMRLDEINSFHAKAVDTMTDNKKRLKVLQEEISSTMDWIFQIEAELSSCEIEMLKMEHELDEISKNKEVLEGKFLIASKALEESQKLRQLKEAEWNAAKATYDRARMLLRG from the exons ATGAAAGGCCTTTGGTCACAACAGTTCCCCCCTACTGACAGTCCGCCGCCGGCGACGCCTCTTACTCGCTACGAACGGTGCCTCATCTGCCCGTCATGTAACACATCGACTTGCCGCCTCTTGACCTCCTCCACTACAGGAAACCCCGGACGCCAGTTCTACACATGCCCCGCGGGGGAT CACAAATTCTTCAAGTGGGCGGACGAGGTGAAACCCGACGAGCTCATTAACGTGCCGTATTGTGGGGGTTGTATGGCGGGTGTTTGCCGGGTTCGCAGGGAGATCAGGGGACCCAATGCGGGTAGGATCTTGTTCATGTGCAGAGTAAAGGAG GGAGAAGGATCTTGTGGCTATAGAGTTTGGCAAGACGAGCTAGAAACGTCAGCAAACGCCCAAGCAGACGAAAGGAGAACTTCATGTCAATCAACTTTGACAAACTGCGATGATACGCTCCCCGTGAATGATGATTTGGCGGAGGGAAGCAGGGAAAACGATCTCGAGTCCACTGTAATCTTGAGTCAAACTGGCCCCACATCTATGACAAACTGTAATAATAATGGCCCTGCAACTATGACCGACTACAATGACTCTGGCCCTGCGGGAAACAGCAATTACACTAGCCTTGCGGATGACGAGTCTCCTGTGATTCACAATTTACGGGATCTCGAGTGTGTTGGAGTAACATCCGAGACAACTAATGAATCTTCAAGAAAGCCTCCCAAAAGATCCCGATATGGAGATTTAAAAG GCATTACCTCCCCATTGGACTCCACTTTTGTGGTGCAAGACAAAATTCCAGTAAATTCTGGTGCTTCAACCATCCCAACGATGAATCTTCCAAGAATTGCAAGCTGCAGCAAGAGTCTCTTTACTTCATGCCATAATGCTCAACTCTCCGGCATAAAACCTTTTTGTGTTAGTGTTAATTCACCATCATGCAGTGAGCCTTTATGTGACATCAGATTTCAAAATGTTATGTCAAAATCAATCTCAGAGGCTTTTGGTCAGGCTGCTGAGCACCTTCAAAATGAACTCCTTACCCATCTGGAGACTATGGACGTCAAAGACCACGAAGCCATGCGTCAGGCAGCAGAAGCTACATTTGCTGCTCTAGATCGTTTGCTCTTCGACCATCAAGATTTCAAGGCCCGTGCCAATGAGCTCATTCATTGTGCAACATTATTGGCTAACATCGAAGAATCTATGCCCAGAAACAATTCTTATCAGAAGTTAGTTGATCAGTGTTCTAGCGAGAGAATGAGACTGGACGAGATAAACTCTTTTCATGCTAAAGCAGTCGATACCATGACCGACAACAAGAAGCGCCTAAAAGTTCTGCAAGAAGAAATTTCATCTACCATGGATTGGATTTTCCAGATTGAGGCCGAACTGTCAAGTTGTGAGATCGAGATGCTAAAAATGGAGCACGAACTGGATGAAATATCCAAAAACAAGGAGGTTTTGGAGGGGAAATTTCTGATTGCATCTAAGGCGTTGGAGGAGTCCCAAAAGCTCCGTCAACTAAAAGAAGCTGAGTGGAATGCTGCTAAGGCCACGTATGACAGGGCAAGAATGTTGCTCCGAGGATAA